Genomic segment of Candidatus Protochlamydia amoebophila UWE25:
TTTAATAATTTTAATTAATAGATCTGTTATTAATTTTATTAAGCAAAATTCATGCCAATTCAATAAGTTTTTAGAGAATCAGATAGGTTTAAAGATTTCTATCTGACTATGGGGAGAAAAAAAAGCATGGAAGGAATGATTACAGGGAAGAAAGTTTGAATAAAGACTGTTGGAAGGAGAAAATTCTAAAATTTTTATTAGCGAATACTTAAAGGGAGAGTGATAAACAAATCCTTTTTTTAAAAGAGATTGTTTTAAAGTATAAACCACATAACGCTCTAGCAAAAAAAATTCAAGGCTATCGGGTTCAGCAAATATATCATGGGACCTTAATGAATTTTGCCAAGAGAGTAAAGGATGCTTCTCTTGGTGAACCATCAAAGTAGACTTCTCAGAGTTTCGAAGAATTTCCATTTTAGTATAGTGATAGGGCAAGGTCAAAAACTGCTTGGCTAATTCTACAACTAGTTTTTGATCAGCTAATAAAGAATAAAACCAGATACCCGGAACTCTATTTTGATCGTAAACATATGTTTGAATATTTAAAGCTAAAAAGTTTTCAAACCGAGGTGAGAAAAAAAAAGATTTCAATTTCGCTTCTTCCACTTTAAAAGCTTGAATACCCATGTAAGCCTTTCCTTGAAAAGTATCTACGAATAACTCTTCAGGCAGCGTCTTTTGTATCTCTTTTGGATCACATTCCCAGTTCACAAAAAGGATATCACTCCATTTTTGATCCATCAAAGAAACTTGATTATTGGGATAGTTTTGGACTCGTAAACGATCATCAAGGGTAGGTTTGGTCATAAAGTGGCAAATGAAAGGTTTGAAAAATTTAGGTAGGACTGTTTAAAAAAACATTTAATTGTCCCTTCTTCAGCAAGCTAAAAAATAGTTTTTGCAATTTGAGTCAATTTTCCTAAGCTCTGCTAAATCTCTTATGCATGAACGTTTCTTAATTAAGCACAACAATCAACTTTTTGAGTTTGAGCTATGTCTTCACTTTCAGTCGAATCACCTAAGGGGAAATCCAAAATTAAATTTTTAATGACTTCCACGTCAGAAGCTTTGCTAATCAATTCTCGAAACAGCCTTGTTCCAGATGATTTTTTTAAATACCAACAACCGACTCGGCGCATATCTATACACACCCGTTGATCGGGATGATAATGTAATGTCTCTAAGAAATGTTGGTAAAGAGCTTGCCGGCAATCTTCCAACGAATGACAAATAGCAGTTTTTCCTTCTAAATAACGTAGAATGTCTTGAACAATCCAAGGCTGTCCCAACGTTCCCCTTGCCACTAAAACGGCATCACATCCTGTTTCACAAAACATTTTTGCTGCCGATGGACCATCTAAAACATCACCATTTCCAATAATCTTAATCGATTTAGCGGCTAATTTTCCTCGCTTAATATATTCCCAATTAGCTGGTCCACGATATCCTTGCTGGCGCGTCCGCCCATGAATACAAATTGCTTGGGCTCCCGCTTGTTCCACTATTTGAACAATATTCTCAACTTGAATCTGTTGCTCGTCCCATCCAGCTCTGATTTTTACAGTCACGGGAATTTTGACGGCCGACACCATATTACACACGATCTCGCCAATTAATTCAGGCGTTTTTAATAATCCCGACCCACTTCCATCTTTTGTAATTTTGTCAACTGGACAACCGCAATTCAAATCAACAATGTCAAATCCTAATTCTTCGATAATTTTAGCTGCTTGTCCTGCAATTGAGGGCTTACTTCCACATAATTGCCCTCCAATCGGATGCATATTTGCTGCGTAGTCTAAAATATGATATGTATGCGGATCGTGGCGAATCAAAGCATCCATCTTTACCATTTCGCAATACATTAATCCTGGTTTATATTGAGCAGACATTTTACGAAATGGAAAATCAGAACACCCAGCTAAAGGTGCATAAAAAATTCGATTAGGAAGCTTTTTAGAGCCAATTTGAATAGGAGCTAAATATTGTTTCATTAACGCATAAAACCAAGTAAAAAGTTAACTAGCAAATTTTGTATAAAACTCAAACAAATAAAAGCCACAATAGGACTAAAATCCATCATTCCGAAAGGAGGAATAAATTTTCGGAAAAAATTTAAATATGGCTCTGTATAGTAAGTAATAAATTGCATAGCTCGGTATTCATATAGTTGAGGAAA
This window contains:
- a CDS encoding DUF2071 domain-containing protein produces the protein MTKPTLDDRLRVQNYPNNQVSLMDQKWSDILFVNWECDPKEIQKTLPEELFVDTFQGKAYMGIQAFKVEEAKLKSFFFSPRFENFLALNIQTYVYDQNRVPGIWFYSLLADQKLVVELAKQFLTLPYHYTKMEILRNSEKSTLMVHQEKHPLLSWQNSLRSHDIFAEPDSLEFFLLERYVVYTLKQSLLKKGFVYHSPFKYSLIKILEFSPSNSLYSNFLPCNHSFHAFFSPHSQIEIFKPI
- the dusB gene encoding tRNA dihydrouridine synthase DusB, with protein sequence MKQYLAPIQIGSKKLPNRIFYAPLAGCSDFPFRKMSAQYKPGLMYCEMVKMDALIRHDPHTYHILDYAANMHPIGGQLCGSKPSIAGQAAKIIEELGFDIVDLNCGCPVDKITKDGSGSGLLKTPELIGEIVCNMVSAVKIPVTVKIRAGWDEQQIQVENIVQIVEQAGAQAICIHGRTRQQGYRGPANWEYIKRGKLAAKSIKIIGNGDVLDGPSAAKMFCETGCDAVLVARGTLGQPWIVQDILRYLEGKTAICHSLEDCRQALYQHFLETLHYHPDQRVCIDMRRVGCWYLKKSSGTRLFRELISKASDVEVIKNLILDFPLGDSTESEDIAQTQKVDCCA
- a CDS encoding YggT family protein, translating into MFILIQCIHGFFQIYTLMLFARIIASWFPQLYEYRAMQFITYYTEPYLNFFRKFIPPFGMMDFSPIVAFICLSFIQNLLVNFLLGFMR